The following proteins come from a genomic window of Candidatus Bathyarchaeota archaeon:
- a CDS encoding ABC transporter substrate-binding protein — translation MKTVYILAMLMLIVLILIALIPLGNVTLVMALPTRGPKTDTDIRFYPNSSAGYAALKANDIDFLQSPLTYEQKLDAEADPNLCIAAYHENGMIEFDLNNNYTVSGIYPGIRNPLTVTEFRQGLTCAVDKQYIVDEILLGAGGILNVPIPLNSITWWNETLLQANYEFK, via the coding sequence TTGAAGACAGTATACATCTTAGCAATGTTAATGCTGATTGTCTTGATACTAATAGCATTGATTCCTCTAGGTAATGTGACTCTAGTCATGGCATTACCTACCAGAGGCCCGAAGACGGATACTGACATACGATTCTATCCCAATTCATCGGCTGGTTACGCTGCGCTAAAAGCTAACGACATCGACTTTTTACAGTCGCCGCTGACTTATGAGCAAAAACTAGACGCTGAAGCCGATCCCAACCTCTGCATCGCAGCTTATCACGAGAACGGAATGATAGAGTTTGACTTGAACAACAACTACACCGTATCTGGTATCTATCCTGGAATCAGAAACCCTCTAACCGTTACAGAGTTCAGGCAGGGTCTAACATGTGCAGTGGACAAGCAGTATATCGTGGATGAAATCTTGCTGGGCGCTGGAGGAATACTTAACGTTCCAATTCCACTGAACTCCATCACGTGGTGGAACGAAACCCTACTCCAAGCGAACTACGAGTTCAAG
- a CDS encoding secondary thiamine-phosphate synthase enzyme YjbQ, with translation MKVFNQTVEFSTKGEIDFIDLTEKVQETVSKSQVKNGIAHIFAPHATGIIVLTEHDWNLLEDIKRILEKMIPKKAPYHHPSNAHSHLRSMFLPPDRTLPVIDSKLVLGTWQSLLFVETDVYPRRRTVIIQVLGE, from the coding sequence TTGAAAGTTTTTAATCAAACCGTCGAATTCTCAACTAAAGGAGAAATCGATTTCATAGATCTTACAGAGAAAGTTCAAGAAACAGTCTCCAAATCTCAGGTAAAAAACGGCATAGCCCACATTTTCGCCCCTCACGCAACGGGCATCATAGTCCTTACAGAGCACGACTGGAACCTTCTGGAAGACATCAAAAGAATTTTGGAAAAAATGATTCCAAAAAAGGCGCCGTATCATCACCCGTCAAATGCCCATTCACATCTTCGTTCCATGTTTCTTCCTCCAGACAGAACTCTACCAGTAATTGACAGCAAATTGGTCTTAGGAACTTGGCAGTCCCTCCTCTTTGTGGAGACTGATGTTTATCCAAGACGAAGAACGGTAATAATTCAAGTTCTCGGAGAATGA
- a CDS encoding CBS domain-containing protein — MPTKVKDVMIRDVKTANIRDTVLKAAEIMNRHEIGCIIVTENGNPVGILTERDILKRVVFKRKDPARTKAIEVMSKPLVTVKSHVTIARATRKMIKQKIKKLAVTNAGHLVGILSLTDLIPLLETEKSMNKISLKDVPKRMKRVFEIYYDPKRQIRKKCPLTMGGGMSISCIGSKCMWYVNERCVITSVLER; from the coding sequence ATGCCAACAAAAGTAAAAGACGTCATGATCCGAGACGTAAAGACAGCCAATATACGAGACACTGTCCTAAAGGCTGCAGAAATAATGAATAGGCATGAAATCGGCTGCATCATAGTTACCGAAAATGGAAACCCTGTTGGGATTTTAACTGAAAGAGACATATTGAAACGAGTTGTTTTCAAAAGAAAGGATCCAGCTAGAACAAAAGCAATTGAAGTCATGTCGAAACCGCTTGTGACAGTAAAATCTCACGTAACGATAGCACGCGCTACACGGAAAATGATCAAACAGAAGATCAAGAAATTAGCAGTAACAAACGCTGGCCACCTTGTAGGCATATTAAGCCTCACTGACTTGATACCGCTGCTAGAAACAGAGAAGTCAATGAACAAAATTTCTCTGAAAGACGTCCCAAAACGTATGAAAAGAGTTTTTGAAATATACTACGATCCTAAAAGACAAATACGCAAAAAATGCCCCCTGACGATGGGTGGCGGAATGTCAATTAGCTGCATAGGATCAAAATGCATGTGGTATGTCAACGAAAGATGCGTTATAACAAGCGTTTTAGAAAGGTGA